The Carnobacterium divergens genome includes a window with the following:
- a CDS encoding response regulator transcription factor yields MIRILIADDNVFITGGMAIVLNSYDDIEVVGTVANGQEALDYCLKTPIDVVLMDVRMPIMDGVAATQKIVQQTQTKVLILTTFDDDDYISEALENGAKGYLLKNNDPDVIAQTIRSVALNQHVLQETIFEKFRLQLKTNQNEALSPTIDLSPFTTREVDIMASIAKGLSNKEIGKVLFISDGTVANYISTILSKTGLAHRTQIAIYFLTGKIGE; encoded by the coding sequence ATGATTCGGATTTTAATTGCAGATGACAATGTCTTTATTACAGGTGGAATGGCGATTGTGTTGAATTCTTATGATGATATTGAAGTGGTTGGTACCGTTGCTAACGGGCAAGAAGCCCTTGATTATTGCTTGAAAACGCCAATTGATGTTGTGTTAATGGATGTTCGGATGCCTATTATGGATGGTGTGGCAGCTACACAGAAAATTGTTCAACAAACACAGACAAAGGTATTAATTTTAACGACTTTTGATGATGATGATTACATATCGGAAGCTTTGGAAAATGGCGCAAAGGGTTATTTACTTAAAAATAATGATCCTGATGTGATTGCTCAAACCATTCGGAGTGTTGCATTGAACCAGCATGTCTTGCAAGAAACAATTTTTGAAAAATTTAGGCTGCAATTAAAAACAAATCAGAATGAGGCGTTGTCGCCTACGATTGACTTGAGCCCGTTTACTACTCGAGAAGTTGACATTATGGCAAGTATTGCCAAAGGCTTGTCTAATAAGGAAATCGGTAAAGTTTTGTTTATTTCTGATGGAACTGTTGCCAATTATATTTCAACGATTCTTAGCAAAACGGGGTTGGCCCATCGGACACAGATTGCGATTTATTTTTTAACTGGGAAGATTGGTGAATGA
- a CDS encoding sensor histidine kinase: MQHFQQFGFFLLGCLLYFSISLLFYSCKTKKQQQLVALGLLVSLVVFGTFCSQLFYYLIPITIGGYWVDFALFDRFTWLTFCLVGVPFFIFKDSFLLIASYSLVSLLTFFVLYLEENIQTLTLQLRDYQLNQKQATQRKEQHVSQQQQQLLQLETHNQLAHLFHDEIGHSLTGALIQMEAAKKTMRGNPNQSEHLLNNAIAITKEGVEQIRLVLKQLKPPQESLGIQRLKGDLTAFSTDYTIQTSLQFSGDLTAISPVMWHVFSQNLKEALTNCLKYAQASRIEVELAVYHKFVRLEIKDNGIGTKDFQASLGLTGMEERTAQLGGTLLVVGHPHFTVTTLIPLSTHENSHI, translated from the coding sequence ATGCAACACTTTCAACAATTTGGCTTCTTTTTATTAGGATGCTTACTTTATTTTTCAATTAGTTTGCTTTTTTACAGCTGCAAAACAAAAAAACAGCAACAATTAGTAGCGCTTGGGTTACTTGTAAGTTTAGTTGTTTTTGGTACTTTTTGTTCTCAGCTTTTTTATTATTTAATACCGATTACAATAGGTGGTTATTGGGTTGATTTTGCTTTATTTGATCGTTTTACCTGGCTAACATTTTGCTTAGTAGGTGTCCCTTTTTTTATTTTTAAGGATTCCTTCTTGTTGATTGCAAGTTATAGTTTAGTCAGTTTATTGACTTTCTTTGTCTTATATTTGGAAGAGAACATTCAAACGTTAACCCTCCAATTACGTGATTATCAGCTTAATCAAAAGCAAGCCACTCAACGGAAAGAACAGCACGTATCTCAGCAACAACAGCAATTGCTTCAATTAGAAACACATAATCAGTTAGCCCATTTATTTCATGATGAAATTGGCCATTCTCTGACGGGGGCTTTGATTCAAATGGAGGCTGCGAAAAAAACAATGCGGGGGAACCCCAATCAATCTGAACATTTATTGAATAATGCTATTGCCATTACAAAGGAGGGCGTTGAGCAAATTCGGTTGGTTTTGAAACAGTTGAAACCGCCACAAGAAAGTTTAGGCATTCAGCGTTTAAAAGGAGATTTAACTGCTTTTTCAACAGATTATACGATTCAAACGTCTCTTCAATTTTCTGGTGATTTGACGGCTATTTCGCCTGTCATGTGGCACGTTTTTTCTCAAAATTTAAAAGAAGCTTTGACCAACTGTTTAAAATATGCACAAGCTTCCCGGATTGAAGTGGAATTGGCTGTTTACCATAAATTTGTCCGTTTAGAGATTAAGGACAATGGGATTGGAACGAAAGATTTCCAAGCAAGTTTGGGTTTGACTGGTATGGAAGAAAGAACTGCCCAACTTGGCGGAACGCTTTTAGTCGTGGGACATCCTCATTTTACGGTCACTACACTGATTCCATTGTCAACACATGAGAATTCTCATATCTAA
- a CDS encoding ABC transporter ATP-binding protein has protein sequence MNCIVIKDLSKQFGQHLAVDNLSLTIETGEIFGLLGPNGAGKSTTIHMICGLLQKSKGSMTILGHEQTGQKKDDIRKNIGLVPQDIAVYDELTAYENVHFFAGLYGFRGADLKDKVLKALAFVGLTEHMNDKPASFSGGMKRRLNIACAIAHEPQLVIMDEPTVGIDPQSRNYILESIKKLNQQGTTVIYTSHYMEEIEEICTTIAIIDHGKVIAEGSKEALKSMVTDVHKIRIEIGQDQGVELSDLALIRGVKHVERTGDFIEITSAIEVTNLNVILIYLMEQTIEIKSVDAQKINLETVFLTLTGRTLRD, from the coding sequence ATGAATTGTATCGTTATCAAAGATTTATCAAAACAATTTGGGCAACATCTGGCTGTGGATAATCTCTCATTGACGATTGAAACAGGGGAAATTTTTGGTCTATTGGGACCAAATGGCGCAGGAAAAAGTACGACGATTCATATGATCTGTGGATTATTACAGAAATCAAAAGGCAGTATGACGATTTTAGGTCATGAACAAACTGGACAAAAAAAGGATGACATTAGAAAAAATATTGGCTTGGTTCCGCAAGATATTGCGGTTTATGATGAATTGACTGCTTATGAAAATGTTCATTTCTTTGCTGGTCTGTATGGTTTTCGTGGCGCTGATTTAAAAGATAAAGTTCTAAAGGCGCTGGCTTTTGTAGGGTTAACTGAACATATGAATGATAAACCTGCCTCTTTTTCTGGTGGCATGAAACGTCGTTTAAATATTGCCTGTGCGATTGCCCATGAGCCACAACTTGTTATTATGGATGAACCGACTGTCGGAATTGATCCTCAATCAAGAAACTACATTCTGGAATCTATCAAAAAATTAAATCAACAAGGAACTACGGTGATTTATACAAGTCATTATATGGAAGAAATAGAAGAAATTTGTACAACGATTGCCATTATTGACCACGGCAAGGTCATTGCTGAAGGGAGTAAAGAAGCCCTTAAGAGTATGGTAACGGATGTTCATAAAATTAGGATTGAAATTGGACAAGATCAAGGAGTCGAACTAAGTGATTTGGCTTTAATTCGCGGCGTTAAGCATGTTGAAAGAACCGGGGACTTTATTGAGATAACCTCTGCAATTGAAGTTACGAATTTAAACGTTATTTTAATTTACTTAATGGAGCAAACTATTGAAATTAAAAGTGTTGATGCTCAAAAAATTAATTTAGAAACTGTCTTTTTAACACTAACGGGTCGAACGTTACGAGACTAA
- a CDS encoding ABC transporter permease, whose protein sequence is MSIFTIALAEINLTLREKSAIVYMLALPIFLITVLGLALGGSFDQKVQVEDIKIGYTITEAQLQEPFTAFSKDVETAHFAFQKVSSLADGKKKVQETELTAVVDVGKQGLILYYADTLSDFSKSVIEGYLNGFSGEFQLMATLNQLTPEKAASSSTIPQASTVTIATTGIAGKKAETSIQYYSIAVIAMMMLYGLLYGSSILSSEKRSHTLSRILMTPITKAHLFAGKLIGCISLQALFLAITMLYSRFVFDMNWGPYGLAVYGLFLLEMIGAVSLGLLFDGITKGNSRALASLFSVVITIFSAIGGAYFPISDTHTWKNISPVGYISTVVKQAVYQDNVSDLLLPASVLLLISFGCIFGYGLLTRKREVL, encoded by the coding sequence ATGTCTATTTTTACGATTGCGTTAGCTGAAATCAACTTAACGCTACGTGAGAAAAGTGCGATTGTCTATATGCTCGCTTTGCCTATTTTTTTAATAACCGTTTTAGGACTTGCCTTAGGTGGTAGTTTTGATCAGAAAGTTCAAGTAGAAGACATTAAAATTGGGTACACGATTACAGAAGCTCAGCTTCAAGAACCTTTTACTGCGTTTAGCAAGGACGTTGAAACAGCTCATTTTGCTTTTCAAAAGGTTTCGTCTTTAGCTGATGGAAAAAAGAAAGTTCAAGAAACGGAGTTAACTGCTGTTGTTGACGTTGGGAAACAAGGATTAATTCTTTATTATGCGGATACGTTAAGTGATTTTTCTAAATCTGTCATTGAAGGTTATTTGAATGGATTTAGTGGTGAATTTCAATTGATGGCGACACTAAACCAGCTAACGCCAGAAAAGGCTGCATCCTCCTCTACTATTCCACAAGCCTCCACTGTTACGATTGCTACAACAGGGATTGCTGGAAAAAAAGCGGAAACTTCTATTCAATATTATTCCATTGCGGTTATTGCAATGATGATGCTTTATGGATTGCTTTATGGCTCGTCGATTTTAAGTTCTGAAAAACGTTCGCATACGTTGAGTCGGATTTTGATGACCCCTATTACTAAAGCTCACTTATTTGCTGGAAAATTAATTGGCTGTATTTCACTTCAAGCCCTCTTTCTAGCAATTACAATGCTTTACAGTCGCTTTGTTTTTGATATGAATTGGGGGCCTTATGGGTTGGCTGTCTATGGTCTTTTCTTGCTGGAAATGATTGGTGCAGTCTCACTTGGTTTATTGTTTGATGGGATTACAAAGGGAAATTCTCGTGCCTTAGCTAGTCTATTTTCGGTTGTCATCACTATTTTTTCAGCTATTGGTGGTGCGTACTTTCCGATTTCTGACACTCATACGTGGAAAAATATTTCTCCTGTTGGTTACATTTCAACAGTGGTTAAACAAGCGGTTTATCAAGATAACGTTAGCGACCTTCTGCTTCCTGCTAGTGTGTTACTTCTGATTAGCTTTGGATGTATTTTTGGCTACGGACTATTGACTCGAAAAAGGGAGGTGCTGTAG
- a CDS encoding ABC transporter permease → MKQLVWLVTHHFKNAFANKRKLVTYVVFPLASILFVLVLNSISSGETVPAAYGVIYQEDTPAGKQVMEWMKDSGKKITVYQTKREAEQSIVENKNTALILFKKGFEASLAKGEINDLEISSIQGDVVNTVLKRELTTHLNHLIPLIAASQQGADFNSLLADYQKNAYPVTAKKLSTTKQTGQLLSTAMLGVLTFFLLSSAGNMSDFMAKEKEEKTFYRLLSTPIKSSTYSLSTIIANFLLIEGQIFLTLFVMKFLVQIDPGVSYFVLFLMLSLFGLVAVSLTLVIFSYSTSYRVMNSMKMFIFTGSSMLAGMFVPIELMPRFMQKVAHLFPQFWLIDGIKKIQSSGLLRDSLLNIAILVGFSSLFFCLAIYRQANSEQEKNFV, encoded by the coding sequence ATGAAACAATTGGTTTGGTTAGTTACTCATCACTTTAAAAATGCTTTTGCGAATAAACGAAAATTAGTGACCTATGTAGTATTTCCGCTAGCTTCGATTCTATTTGTACTTGTTTTAAACTCCATTTCTAGTGGGGAAACGGTTCCGGCCGCTTATGGTGTTATTTATCAAGAAGATACTCCTGCTGGCAAGCAAGTAATGGAATGGATGAAGGATAGTGGTAAAAAAATCACGGTGTATCAAACAAAACGTGAGGCAGAACAGTCTATTGTTGAAAATAAAAATACGGCGTTAATTCTCTTTAAAAAAGGCTTTGAAGCTTCTTTAGCAAAAGGAGAAATTAATGACCTTGAGATTAGCTCGATTCAAGGAGATGTCGTTAATACTGTGCTTAAAAGAGAATTAACGACCCACTTAAATCACTTGATTCCATTAATTGCTGCTAGTCAACAGGGTGCTGATTTTAACTCCTTACTAGCGGACTACCAAAAAAATGCGTATCCTGTAACTGCCAAAAAGCTTTCAACTACGAAACAAACAGGACAACTGCTTAGTACGGCTATGTTAGGCGTTTTAACCTTTTTCTTACTTTCTTCTGCTGGGAATATGAGTGATTTTATGGCTAAAGAAAAAGAAGAAAAAACGTTTTATCGTTTGTTAAGTACGCCGATTAAAAGTAGTACGTATAGTTTAAGTACGATTATTGCAAATTTCTTATTGATTGAAGGACAAATTTTTCTGACGTTGTTTGTGATGAAATTTTTGGTACAGATTGATCCTGGTGTTTCTTATTTTGTTTTATTTTTGATGCTGAGTTTATTTGGATTGGTTGCGGTTAGTTTAACCTTAGTCATTTTTTCTTATAGTACCAGTTACCGTGTGATGAACTCTATGAAGATGTTTATTTTCACTGGCAGTAGTATGTTGGCCGGGATGTTTGTTCCGATTGAATTGATGCCTCGCTTTATGCAAAAAGTCGCTCACCTTTTCCCTCAATTTTGGTTGATTGATGGTATTAAAAAGATTCAAAGTAGCGGCTTGTTAAGGGACAGTCTGCTGAATATTGCAATCTTAGTTGGCTTTAGTAGTTTGTTTTTTTGCTTAGCTATTTATCGTCAGGCTAACAGTGAACAAGAAAAGAACTTTGTGTAA
- the rarD gene encoding EamA family transporter RarD, which yields MNNHSEQNEKKGLLSGIGAYLIWGVLPLYWKALGSVTPLSVLSYRIIWSFVFMLVVLLVTRKWRSFKEEALTVMKDTKRRRAIILAALLITANWFIFIFTVTSGNVVEASLGYYINPLANILIATLFLKERLSRVEKVACVLATIGVVGLAIQTGAIPWAALAMATTFSLYGLIKKQASVSSLTGLTLETSIMAPIAMIYLCFFAPAGFMSYSPSINLLAIGAGVVTAIPLFLFAEAAKNISYILLGFLQYIGPTLMLISAVFLFNETFAGPQLLAFGCIWLGILLFTINNLVLLRKRYR from the coding sequence ATGAACAATCATTCTGAACAAAATGAAAAAAAGGGCTTGCTATCTGGTATTGGAGCTTATCTAATATGGGGTGTCTTGCCATTATATTGGAAGGCTTTAGGAAGTGTGACACCTTTATCGGTTTTATCTTATCGAATTATTTGGTCGTTTGTTTTTATGTTAGTGGTCTTACTCGTAACTAGAAAATGGCGTAGTTTTAAAGAAGAAGCCTTAACGGTTATGAAGGATACCAAAAGACGTCGTGCCATTATTTTAGCAGCATTATTAATTACGGCTAATTGGTTTATTTTTATTTTTACTGTCACGAGTGGCAATGTTGTTGAAGCCAGTCTAGGTTATTATATTAATCCTTTAGCAAATATCTTGATTGCGACTCTCTTTTTAAAGGAGCGTTTAAGTCGAGTTGAAAAAGTGGCTTGCGTGTTAGCTACGATTGGTGTGGTTGGACTGGCCATTCAAACTGGCGCCATTCCTTGGGCCGCTTTAGCCATGGCGACTACTTTTAGTCTGTATGGGTTAATCAAAAAGCAGGCCTCTGTAAGTTCTTTGACAGGTTTAACTTTGGAGACTAGTATTATGGCTCCTATTGCGATGATTTACCTGTGCTTTTTTGCACCAGCTGGTTTTATGAGTTACTCCCCTTCAATCAATTTATTAGCAATCGGTGCTGGTGTCGTGACGGCGATTCCCTTATTTTTATTTGCTGAGGCTGCTAAAAATATTTCTTATATTTTACTTGGTTTTTTACAATATATTGGCCCAACACTGATGTTGATTTCAGCGGTCTTTCTATTTAATGAAACGTTTGCGGGTCCACAATTATTAGCCTTTGGCTGTATTTGGTTAGGGATTTTATTGTTTACGATTAATAATTTAGTCTTGCTTCGAAAACGGTATCGTTAG
- a CDS encoding putative mucin/carbohydrate-binding domain-containing protein → MKKWIVTSLVCLVTLLLGGTQTQAATEGESVPDAILGEEIYSIEEPTWLFKAGTSKGKYHDRQDLGVILEPNTTIKIRQENPNFKGDVTLRLLTNDSKTEKSSKIGTEWVSVKTDASAVPFIETPYGENNATVEYEITGKFKMLSVFNQKTTEKEFFEEWDAEDGEFALIQSKSFQLFIPKLDKEAVRQLKDFTSINELVTYYEEIFTHYNKMLGLDPKDTETDKLNQNRYFMKADKNGAGGAYYSSNWTASTSNSVSMWLKKNSWGALHEIGHGYQAGFDGKGMYTGEVSNNLYAADFQYSQYGKEADKKGWMFEGGKEIVERNLYQAMIKDGKSYSSTENHRFRLILLAMMKQKAGNDAFIKMNQEYRRLASEADFKSANYKLPDLMNKYYGEVSGYDFTPVFNKWQVATEETQAMENRKKEYQATASLADIVPESQLVAARALVDPEILINSNFEMVDNQDIAPLGLKGTVHLTIDIPDIAELKNQSLLIKEGSKIVKEIKLNSKEITIESIPNGVYTMIFQNSEQQKYQMDQPYLFVKENQNELTIKFNKYREIKTSNLVNQSIQFLGLNDRKFAELSTNLREQQAALTMLSANPHSYYSGKKYVAIEVRDTKDQVVYTKEIQGTKASVGTEIIPFKIGYKLSIFHDETKNRLKSNEEILDLSKKENNFTMTQYGLDNKQLDYNPENRFKDKVFDILEEITKEEDSNGDVVVNEELLLKMKDDLWFAMYSFSEPNRTYFLNAYKDFLK, encoded by the coding sequence ATGAAAAAATGGATTGTAACAAGTTTGGTTTGTTTAGTAACGCTTTTACTAGGAGGTACCCAAACGCAAGCAGCAACTGAAGGGGAGTCAGTTCCAGATGCTATATTAGGAGAAGAAATTTATAGTATTGAAGAACCAACATGGTTATTTAAGGCAGGAACTAGCAAAGGAAAATACCATGACCGACAAGATTTAGGCGTGATATTAGAACCGAATACAACAATTAAAATTAGACAAGAAAATCCAAACTTCAAAGGAGATGTGACTTTAAGATTATTAACAAATGATTCTAAAACAGAAAAGTCTTCAAAAATAGGAACGGAATGGGTATCAGTCAAGACAGATGCTAGTGCGGTACCATTTATTGAAACGCCTTATGGGGAAAATAATGCAACGGTTGAATATGAAATAACAGGTAAATTTAAGATGTTGTCTGTCTTTAATCAAAAAACAACAGAAAAAGAATTTTTTGAAGAGTGGGATGCTGAAGATGGAGAATTTGCTTTAATCCAAAGTAAAAGTTTTCAATTATTTATTCCAAAATTGGATAAAGAAGCCGTTCGTCAATTAAAAGATTTTACTTCAATTAATGAATTAGTTACGTATTATGAAGAAATATTTACACATTACAATAAAATGCTTGGGTTAGATCCCAAAGATACAGAAACAGATAAACTTAACCAAAATCGCTATTTTATGAAAGCGGATAAAAATGGAGCTGGCGGAGCGTACTATAGTAGTAATTGGACTGCAAGTACGTCAAATTCTGTTTCAATGTGGCTGAAAAAAAACAGCTGGGGTGCACTTCATGAAATCGGACATGGTTATCAAGCTGGGTTTGATGGGAAAGGGATGTATACTGGAGAAGTTTCAAATAATTTATATGCGGCTGATTTTCAATACAGTCAATATGGAAAAGAAGCCGATAAAAAAGGCTGGATGTTTGAAGGTGGCAAAGAGATTGTAGAAAGAAACCTTTATCAAGCAATGATTAAAGACGGTAAAAGTTATTCATCAACAGAAAACCATCGTTTTCGCTTGATTTTATTAGCCATGATGAAGCAAAAAGCAGGAAATGATGCTTTTATAAAAATGAATCAAGAATATCGAAGATTGGCAAGTGAAGCTGATTTTAAATCAGCTAATTACAAATTACCTGATTTAATGAATAAATATTATGGTGAAGTAAGTGGATATGACTTTACACCAGTATTTAATAAATGGCAAGTTGCAACTGAAGAAACCCAAGCAATGGAAAATCGTAAAAAAGAGTACCAAGCGACGGCCTCACTTGCAGATATTGTACCAGAGTCACAATTAGTTGCAGCAAGAGCTCTAGTTGATCCAGAAATTTTAATCAATTCAAATTTTGAAATGGTAGATAATCAAGACATTGCGCCGTTAGGATTAAAAGGAACGGTTCACTTAACAATAGATATACCTGATATAGCAGAACTTAAGAATCAATCGCTTTTAATAAAAGAAGGTTCAAAAATTGTTAAAGAAATTAAGCTAAATAGTAAAGAAATAACGATTGAAAGTATTCCAAACGGCGTTTATACAATGATTTTTCAAAACAGCGAGCAGCAAAAATACCAAATGGATCAACCCTATTTGTTCGTTAAAGAAAATCAAAATGAGTTAACAATTAAATTTAATAAATATAGAGAAATCAAAACAAGTAATCTAGTGAATCAATCAATTCAATTTTTAGGTTTAAATGATCGCAAATTTGCTGAATTATCAACAAATCTAAGAGAGCAACAAGCAGCTTTAACTATGTTATCTGCCAATCCACATAGTTATTATAGTGGAAAAAAATATGTAGCAATTGAAGTACGCGATACGAAGGATCAAGTTGTTTATACTAAAGAAATACAAGGAACCAAAGCTAGTGTAGGAACAGAAATAATTCCTTTTAAAATAGGGTATAAATTATCAATTTTCCACGATGAGACTAAAAATCGTTTGAAGAGTAATGAAGAAATTTTAGATTTATCTAAAAAAGAAAATAATTTTACTATGACTCAATATGGATTAGACAATAAGCAACTAGACTATAATCCAGAAAATAGGTTTAAAGACAAAGTTTTCGATATATTGGAAGAAATCACTAAAGAAGAAGATAGTAATGGTGACGTAGTTGTCAATGAGGAGCTTCTTTTAAAGATGAAAGATGATTTATGGTTTGCGATGTATTCATTTTCAGAACCAAATCGCACTTATTTTTTAAATGCGTACAAAGATTTTCTTAAGTAA